In one Rutidosis leptorrhynchoides isolate AG116_Rl617_1_P2 chromosome 8, CSIRO_AGI_Rlap_v1, whole genome shotgun sequence genomic region, the following are encoded:
- the LOC139862227 gene encoding agamous-like MADS-box protein FUL-L yields MGRGRVQLKRIENKISRQVTFSKRRTGLLKKAHEISVLCDADVALIVFSTKGKLFEYSTHSSMETILERYERYSYADKLLTAPEIETQASWTLESSKLKTKIEVLEKNIRHYVGEDLDQLNLRELQNVEHQLDTALKRIRTKKNQVMHESISELHKKEKALQERNNSLSKKLKENEKNIEQQDTRLQLPQPTPLQHNQPHSVPSYATSSGPFIGAAMREEELGQAHQVSATMLPLWMIRHINQ; encoded by the exons atgggTAGAGGAAGAGTTCAGTTGAAGAGGATCGAAAACAAGATTAGCAGACAAGTAACATTCTCAAAAAGAAGAACAGGTTTACTTAAGAAAGCTCATGAGATCTCTGTCTTGTGTGATGCTGACGTGGCACTTATTGTCTTCTCTACTAAAGGCAAACTCTTTGAGTACTCTACTCACTccag TATGGAGACAATTTTGGAGAGGTACGAAAGGTATTCTTATGCTGATAAATTGCTTACTGCTCCTGAAATCGAGACACAG GCAAGCTGGACTCTTGAATCTTCAAAGCTTAAAACAAAGATTGAAGTTCTTGAAAAGAACATAAG GCACTACGTTGGGGAAGATCTGGACCAATTAAACCTTAGAGAGCTTCAAAATGTGGAGCACCAACTCGATACAGCTCTTAAGCGAATACGCACAAAAAAA AACCAGGTCATGCATGAGTCCATCTCTGAGCTCCATAAAAAG GAGAAGGCATTGCAAGAACGAAACAACTCACTTTCcaaaaag TTAAAAGAGAATGAGAAGAACATTGAACAACAAGATACAAGGTTACAGTTACCTCAGCCTACACCATTACAACATAATCAGCCCCATTCAGTTCCTTCTTATGCAACCAGCAG TGGACCATTCATCGGAGCAGCAATGAGAGAAGAAGAGTTAGGTCAAGCTCATCAAGTATCAGCCACGATGTTGCCGTTGTGGATGATCCGTCACATTAACCAATAA
- the LOC139862228 gene encoding ultraviolet-B receptor UVR8 — MAIDEIFGETRPVLAPTKSALYVWGYNQSGQTGRKCQEQNLRIPKQLPPDLFGCPAGANARWLDMACGREHTAAVASDGSLFTWGANEFGQLGDGTETSRKLPKKVKLLQNDRVISVSCGAYCTAAIAEPRENDETVSTRRLWVWGQNQGSNHPRVFWGAFSPDTVIRQVSCGAVHAVALSEDGLLQAWGYNEYGQLGRGVTCQGLQKARVISAYAKFLDEAPELVKITQVSCGEYHSAAVSENGEVYTWGLGSMGQLGHYSVQSEDKELIPRRVVSLDGIFVKDVASGGVHTCAVTTKGALYAWGGGHYGQLGLGPQTGVFSCVASDSGTMFRNMPVLVLPYGVKHVACGHSHTLISTQDGRIHGWGYNSYGQAANQKCTYAWYPSPVDWCVGEVRKLAAGGGHSAVLTDACSLKELCEFRLADCVTPRNAALIEDVAYRTGSDALARLCERLRERPLDCGICDY; from the exons ATGGCCATTGATGAAATATTTGGAGAAACTCGCCCAGTGCTTGCCCCAACCAAAAGTGCACTTTATGTTTGGGGTTATAATCAGTCTGGTCAAACGGGTCGAAAATGCCAGGAACAGAACTTGAGGATCCCAAAACAGCTTCCACCAGACCTTTTCGGCTGTCCAGCTGGCGCTAATGCACGGTGGTTAGATATGGCTTGTGGGCGTGAGCATACCGCAGCCGTGGCCTCTGATGGGTCCCTCTTTACTTGGG GAGCAAATGAGTTTGGTCAGTTGGGGGATGGAACCGAAACGAGTAGAAAACTTCCTAAGAAAGTGAAACTATTGCAAAATGACCGTGTGATATCCGTGTCTTGCGGAGCATATTGTACCGCCGCTATTGCAGAGCCACGTGAAAACGATGAAACTGTTTCCACTAGAAGACTTTGGGTTTGGGGACAAAATCAG GGATCTAACCATCCTCGTGTATTCTGGGGAGCGTTTTCTCCTGATACG GTTATTCGTCAAGTATCATGTGGCGCTGTGCATGCTGTGGCACTATCCGAGGATGGTCTACTGCAAGCTTGGG GCTACAATGAATACGGCCAGCTCGGGAGAGGTGTTACTTGTCAAGGGCTTCAAAAGGCTCGTGTTATAAGTGCATATGCTAAGTTTCTTGATGAAGCCCCCGAGCTTGTAAAGATTACTCAAGTCTCGTGTGGCGAGTACCACTCGGCAGCCGTATCGGAAAATGGAGAGGT CTACACATGGGGGTTGGGAAGCATGGGCCAATTAGGACACTATTCTGTTCAATCGGAGGACAAAGAGCTGATACCTCGACGTGTGGTTTCACTCGACGGGATATTTGTGAAAGATGTGGCATCAGGTGGTGTGCATACGTGTGCCGTGACTACAAAAGGAGCTCTATACGCATGGGGTGGCGGTCATTATGGTCAACTCGGACTCGGGCCACAGACAGGTGTCTTTTCATGTGTGGCTAGTGACTCCGGAACCATGTTCCGTAACATGCCGGTATTGGTCCTTCCGTATGGCGTGAAACACGTTGCGTGTGGTCATTCTCACACACTGATCTCAACACAAGATGGTAGGATCCATGGATGGGGTTATAATAGCTACGGGCAAGCGGCTAATCAGAAGTGCACTTACGCTTGGTATCCATCTCCAGTTGACTG GTGTGTCGGTGAAGTAAGGAAGCTGGCTGCCGGTGGAGGTCATTCTGCCGTACTGACTGACGCATGTTCGTTAAAGGAGTTGTGTGAGTTTAGGCTTGCAGACTGTGTGACACCACGAAATGCTGCTTTGATTGAAGATGTTGCTTATCGAACTGGTTCTGATGCATTGGCGCGCCTTTGTGAGAGGTTAAG GGAACGTCCCCTTGATTGTGGAATTTGCGACTATTAG